The sequence AAGATAATAACTTATAGTAGTGATAGAACATTTTCATCAaggatttgatgttattagataACAAGGGTTTAATGTTATTAGAAGTGAGaattttttgattaaaaaacaacacacttaatgaatatatatttaacactaaacaaaaagaaaacaataaaaaatgacttatattttgatatattttttttaacttattgacTTATTAACTCGTGATAAACTCTCAAGTATACTAAATTTACTTAGATTTTATCGAATTTATCCAGAGTTTAGTATAAATACAATTTACACACTACTCACAACAAAGAATAAATAAACTCGTAACAATTAAATATCTTGAATCATTTCTTCACGGCGCGGCTGAGCAGAAACAACTCCTCTGTACCTAGTTACGTAAGCCAAACAATGGATGTCACTCCCTATAACAACATTCAACAATTAAACAGATTAAAAAATCTAGAAATAGGGCTGAAAAAAGAACATAGTGCATTATGCAATTAGTAGGACTATTAAacacttcaatttttatgacttttataattctttaaaaaagcCAACGAGCCCAATTGAAGGGGCAATATACGCTGATAGACTTTGATTTAAGTGTAATTACATATTGTTcttgtataattttatattttgtgttaacgtacttttttaatcttttactgTTACTGAAATCTCTTGAAATTTAGGTTGACaaatgttaaattttgttaatcttttctttttgtcaacATATCATTGATTGAAAAATGTCAAACGATGATAATACAAGTAGGGTgctaaaatgaaagaaagaacatTGCAACAATGCACGCTGTCACACAAACAACATCTAATCCGGGCACACACTCAAAACAAACATGttcaaaactaacaaattaggAGTATTAGTTAgctattaattttttagaagtATTAGTTAGCTATTAATTTGTTTGGAGTAGTCATTAATCGTCATAAACTatgtatttgaaaatattgtGGTAAGTGTTCTAATACAGATCTAATGGATGAAagcaaaataaacacaaaaaacaagAGTTCTGATCCTTTGCAAAATTACTTTTGACCAACAGAACTGAAAGCCAAACATGACCTAACAATCCTAAAActataaaaagtaaaacataGATCATCCTATAACATTGAACTTTAGTAGAACCATGGACTTTTCTGCACCTTTTTTCCTTTCGTTATTCCTTCAAGGCCGGCACATGCCCAACATAACTCCAATGAAGATGACCCGATGCATCTCTAACAGTATGAGTACGATCTACAAAGACTCTACCAAGTTCCCTTGCAAAGGAAGATGTgattgtaatattattttttttttacttaaaaatggGCTTAATTCACCTTTCTTCAAAGATTTGAAAAGGTTATATATGTAGATTCTAaacttctaatatttttatataaaaattgcaAATTTTATCCAACCCCTCCTTCtcgaaacaaaaaatacttaaaaacgTTAACATTCTGTACTCGGAAAAAAGAACCATGACGTTTAAAAACATGCATGCATGAGAGAGATGACCACAATTGGATCCAATGGACTCCTGGCATAGCCCGCACACGTGTGTCGCAATTGTTAAACATACCTcccataattataaaatatactttattttcttgtgattaaatttacttatatcCTCTTCTCTCAATTAAACTAACAATTCAAGGACTGACAAATTGGCTACCAAAATAGAAGAAGGTCATTCCCCTTCAATTGGAGGAAGATCTCTTCCCAAATCTTCTACCATCCTATCCTTTTGTTTCTTTGGTTCATTTCAATCTCTTGTTGCCTCCTCTTTTTAGTATTCGTTTCTTTAGTGTGGGTGATTTGTGTTGTGTTTGGTTCAAAGAAACCCTGTCAATTGTTTTTCCTTGTTTCAGCGTCGAAatcaatgaatgaatgaaaatatgttttgagtattattttagtctttatttccctttttactttcttgttGTCCAGTTTTTAGGTTAATCAGAGTAACCCTCGTTTTAGCAATCTAACAGAAACTATATGAATGCATTATTTATAAAAAGCTTATGACAATTAATGACTACTCCTAACAAATTAGTAGCTAACTAATacttctaaaaaattaatagcTAATTGATACTCCTAACAAATTAACTACTCTTAATATTAACTTCCAAGAAGTCAAATGGTCTCGAGTCTCGACTTTCTCATATAGCTAttagaatatgttcaagaaaagaaaaatctttttgtTAATAGTTCCACTTTATCTTATgtatccatttttatttttcacaaataatcataaaaatattattttcactattttctgtacaaatttttaaaacatgaaataaaatggaaacaatatatattttttaaaattattaataaaaataaaaacaaaaatatgattacaTGCCAAAAGTATATAGCATTTTGAAATCTGTCTTACCATTCAAAAGATATCAATATAGAAATATCCAGGTTGATAAAAGCTATACAATTTAATACATATAAGGCTCATAAATATGCACCCACAAAACAACTTTTCAAGGATGAGACCAGAGATCCAAGTTAAATAAGCTAGGATCTCCTCAAAGAAAATTAAtgctaaatattttaaaacaacatTTCTCACCAAGAATGCATTTCTGACACTAACAGTTTATGTGGGCAATTCTCTCATGCTCCATCTGCACTTGTTTCACATTCATTGAGATTTAAGAAGCAAGAATTGGTGTGCCTGAAAAGATTCATCCCAATCACTTGTCAGGTACTGCACTTTTGTTGAAAAGTGAACCTCACATGAGCTTCATAAAAATTGCTTATCCATTCAGTTGAGAATATCCAATATCTACCCCACCACTGCCACAGTCTAGCAGAGCTTTTTTATTGAACTCCCTAGCATATCTCCACACATAATTCAGACCCACAAGAAGCTCAGTGATTATTGCTTCAGTTTTTTCTTGACTTGCAAAATAAAGGGTTTGCACCAGCAACACATTTGTCCTGGAAACAAAGCAGTGTTGCTCATAGCTTCTCTCGGATTGCCATCTAAGCATGTTGTGAGCGAGCGGGGCTAACCATTCTAATATAGCTGTCATTGCTTCGGTCCATTCTTCTGCTAGACCTGCATCATAGACTGCTGCAGCCATGGCCTTGGAATATGGCTTTAGCTTGGTCCTAAGCGCAGATCTTAAACGTCTCGGTAACATGTTGTACAGATCATCTCTTGCATCAACACCAATCAAGTATGGAGATGTTGCTAGCTTCTCGATCATGATGATAACATTTGCATAGTGCAGGGCTAAAGAAGCAGCACCAAGGGATTCAGATGGAGGCTGTAACCTGCATAGGTAATTGAAAGTGGATTGAGGGTGATGAACCTCTTTTCCAGGAGTAACAAGGTTTGCTTTAGGGTCATTGGGATTTTGTGTTGCTAAACGAACATCATTTGGGCTTGAGTGGCTGTCAATGACCAAGGAACTGTCCGCAGGCATAAATCCTTTGAAAGGTTCTACTTGAGTCAGTCGACTTTGCCTTGTGTGAGTTTCCTTCCCATTTGTGGTGGTGGAGTTACCATGAAAGTTCCAAATCttgctatttttatttgttcCATTGTCTGGAACTGGCTTTTTGGAATTTCTACCAAGAGGACCTGAGAAAAATTTGAGACTTCTGTTCTTTGCTGAAATTAGGCCGGACTTTGTGGATGAGTCCCCACCATCTGAAGGAAACATGCTAGCTTTATTTATTCGAGCATTTGGACGAGATGTAGCAGCAAAAGCACCAAGGGGTCCTGAAGCAAACCTGGCACGAACTTCGCTGGAGGGTTGGACTGAAGGTTGCAATAATTCAGAAACCGATTGACTGCCATTAGCATGATCAGAATTCAAAGCACTTCGATTCTTGGTTTTACCAATATCTATAATCTCTTGAATGCCAAATACATTGTTGATCCTACTGAATATTGTAAATAAAGATCTTGCTAAAAAAAGTACCGTGTAATCATACGTTCTGTTCCACAGAGAATTAGCCTTTAAGTTCTTCACCTCGAGCCTCTTCCATGTAACCTTCTTTTGATAGTCAATTAAATTCGGTCCATCTGATTCAGTGTAAGCCTTCATTCTTCCAAGAGTTTGCTCAAGATCTGCCAGCAGTTCCATCTCTTGATACAAAGTTGCGTTAGTTGATATAAACTTTTCCAtcctttttacctttttttccattttcttgaAAGTGAATCCCCACCGATATGGATCAACACCAAAAGTGATCAATTCATCAAAGGCATTCTCAAAATCTTTCAAACTTGGATCACTGCATTTCTTACCAAACCTAGCCACAGATTCAGCCACATGTGCCATATTCTCAAGCATCTCTAGACTGATTAAGCGTACAATGAAATTCTCATCCTCTGAAACAAGCTTTCTGATGCCCAGAGAATTTGTTATCTCTTCTCTCAACTTAGCAACCTGTTTATCACTCAAAGACTGCCACAAATTAACAAGCTTGGACATCAAGCTCGCAACTTCAAATGCTAACACCCCAATCACTGCCTTCTCAGAATTAGTATCATCCTTCCGTTGAGTCTTCCATAGAGTTCGAAACCAAGATGCACCAACCATTGCTTACCTAAGAATGGTAAAAAAATGCTCTTTAAGACAAGTTCTTGGTCATAGCTCTGTAGTACTCAGCAAATAACACAAAATAAGATTGTCAAAATGGGCATTAAGTATCCAGCTATGAGCTACCAGATAAATTTCAACctgaatcaaatattttttcttattattcacaagaatcaaatatttaatgacACTCGGTGTAAAATGTCATCTAAAAAGtttaatatcaaatatttttaatttcattaattgtcagttaaaaataatacaaaaaaaaaatgtacttgaTCTTCTTACAAACTTCTTTTGCTTGAAGCAATTAAATTTGGTCTAGTGCATACTAGTTTATTCCTATTACTTACTTTATGGTGCATGCAAGTGCCTATCCAACCATGTGAAACTATTCCAAACATTTTGGTTTGAAAGCTGATTCTATCATCTTCtgcaattttgaaaattttacatGTTTCAAGTACAACCAATCAACAATGGtttatttgagaattaaaaatagtctTTTTCCCCTTGCAAATCAATCTTTCTTTGCCCTTCAACTGCTTAATTCAAACCTTACCTCATGAGAAACAACCTAATGGCTGCTCCTCTTTAGTTTTATACAGTGCAAATTCATTCCTCATATTTAGCATTTTGATGCAATAGATAGATGGGGCTAAGGTAAATCACTTCATCATCGTATAGCTTAGTGATTTAATTACCAATTTTCCTATGTCTTGGAATGTTTGGCAAAAGCAAACTACAAAACATTTGAAATGGATATCTTATGGAGATCGTGAATGTGATATATGCCAAAAGCAAGTATAatatagattaaataaaaaggTGATATAATTCTCAGTGAGTTCTTAATTTTGACTTCAAATTGTAGTTAAATTAATATCTTATCTTATAGTTACCAACCATGGTATGCCCACACcgatgtaacaaaaaaaaaaaacataaaaaatagaaaatgcatattttttaacaaataaaaataaaagaaaagggggaAATAGGcaccaacaaaaaaagaaagaaaaaaatctttcCATTTACATGATTTTGCCTTAGCATATaattctggaaaaaaaaattaacttcttGCATCAACTCCACAATTTCTTCTGGCAAATATTGCTGAAAAgtatttactaattaaaataaaaatgagaaacaaaatataaaaccaaaatctggagattctatttttttctctattcccTTTACCCCTTTTTCTCTTCGTTCACTTTATTACAACAAATAGTAACTAAAATCACAAGCTGAAAGGAATATACTTTAGGGGGGAGAAATGGTTCCACACCAATTCTGACTGCAATTAGAAAGGAAAATGACAGAatcatgaaatgaaaaaaacatgGAACTTCTGAAgcatgacaaaaaacaaaagtgacAAGTGGGAGACACAGAAACTCACCGATCACAAAAACGAGGACTTGGGCAAGAATCCTCCTTGAGCTGAGAACAAACAAACAGTGGAAAATGGTAACAgtggagagagagagggaagTATACGGAAGAAGCTGTGCAgtgaaaggaaaataaaaaaggataaattgCAGAGAAAGCGAGCGTGTGGACTATGGAATTAAAGACATGTCATTTTTCCTCCCTTATTTACTATTCTATTCCCTCCTTCACACGCTCGCATAATTATCTATTTACCagaattaatttagtttttttcctGGGCGAGAGACTTATAACCCGACTCACTGATATTAATTTtgcttacaaaaaaaattacgtataataaaattaaatacatttttctattaaataaatCCTGTGTTGTTACTAATATGAATGCAATCAAATCTTATCAAATTCCACCAACTTAGTTTAATACTAGTTTTATGATGAAAATACATAAATTGATTTAACTGTtaagaaattatataattaataagtatCCCATTATActcgatactgataaaaaaatattagtttgaaataaaataaatttattaatgaaatactagttaaagaaaaaatgacaattaattttcgatatagaaatttaaaaggcatgtcataattgtttaaaaaaatacataaataacaaGTGTACATGCGAATATTACAACACTCTTAAGAATAAAAGCTTGAATTtattatatagaaattaaaataacttaaaattaattttttaataatcaataaaaaaatctataaatcttcttaattttatgtaattcctaggttgaagaaaaatgaaaataattattccctttatttattttcatctctATCCCTCAATTAGTAAAATAACagggaaaaataaaatctctttTAAATAAGGTTTAGTTTtctctaacaatttttttagttcaaaaataaataatttaaatatattctaaacTCGCATTGAGTTTGTTAAAGCCCAATAAAATTAGATGATGTAGTATAACACATTCTCTAACATGTTTTTACTAACATTCACTTTGTCattagttaatatttattaaaaaaaataacaaaattaagagATAACAACTAAATAGTAAGACCTGtcaaagtttataatttttaataaattttaaccaataaaaaaattgtattcaaactATTGTGTTAGATAGTGTCATTATAGAAATAAATGTCAGCCTAAGAGTAACACAAacaattaaaacaattattaaaataaataactactgGTTCAAGcttaaaaaacttgtttttttaatcattgtgTCCCTACGGGTGTTTGTAGTTTAGTTAATGAGAGAAAAATCTTTTCTTTCCTCCTTAACTAAGCTATGAACACTCCTATTATTTTTGGAATTGTTGttgaatcaaatttattttaactcacaaatttaaattaatcattttttgatCTTACTATACTTTATACTACAACCACAAAATATATAGtctaaaattagaatttaaaaaagtCCATT comes from Glycine soja cultivar W05 chromosome 20, ASM419377v2, whole genome shotgun sequence and encodes:
- the LOC114403260 gene encoding uncharacterized protein LOC114403260, with translation MVGASWFRTLWKTQRKDDTNSEKAVIGVLAFEVASLMSKLVNLWQSLSDKQVAKLREEITNSLGIRKLVSEDENFIVRLISLEMLENMAHVAESVARFGKKCSDPSLKDFENAFDELITFGVDPYRWGFTFKKMEKKVKRMEKFISTNATLYQEMELLADLEQTLGRMKAYTESDGPNLIDYQKKVTWKRLEVKNLKANSLWNRTYDYTVLFLARSLFTIFSRINNVFGIQEIIDIGKTKNRSALNSDHANGSQSVSELLQPSVQPSSEVRARFASGPLGAFAATSRPNARINKASMFPSDGGDSSTKSGLISAKNRSLKFFSGPLGRNSKKPVPDNGTNKNSKIWNFHGNSTTTNGKETHTRQSRLTQVEPFKGFMPADSSLVIDSHSSPNDVRLATQNPNDPKANLVTPGKEVHHPQSTFNYLCRLQPPSESLGAASLALHYANVIIMIEKLATSPYLIGVDARDDLYNMLPRRLRSALRTKLKPYSKAMAAAVYDAGLAEEWTEAMTAILEWLAPLAHNMLRWQSERSYEQHCFVSRTNVLLVQTLYFASQEKTEAIITELLVGLNYVWRYAREFNKKALLDCGSGGVDIGYSQLNG